The DNA region GCACCGTGGGGCTCGGGAGGCGGCTCAGTACCCAGGGATCGGGGAGGGGATGTTGGAGAAGCCAGAGCAACAGAGCCaagggagcccagagggagcCGGTGGCAGGGGGCAGACGGACCTCAGACTCCATCCTCCGGAGGGATACAGGAGCGAGGGAAGCCTGACGCTTGGGGACATTTTCATAGCTGTGAAGACAACAAAGAGGTTTCACCggagcaggatggagctgctcctggacaCGTGGATATCCCAGGCCAGCAAACAGGTGAGTGTGTGGATTCTGACTAGAGAGAAGGTGTTAGTAATGGGGCAAGGGGATAAAAGCCAGAGGAAGGGGAAGCTGGGCATCATGGTGCCCCTCAGTGCTTTGCCtcattttctcttatttctcaCTTCACATTCAAAGGGAGATGCTATTCAGCAAAATGTTTCACCAGTAGCTGGTGGAACAGGGAAAGGCTGGTGAAGATGCCATGCCAGACTGAATGCACAGACCAGCCTGTGTCTGTGTGAAATGGTGGCTTTCCATTTCTCCTGGTTCCAtgggtttgttgggtttggAGCTGACCGGCTCCCCAGGCTGTTTGTCAGGATGCCTACAATGTGCCTGGGCACCCATTGCCCTGTAAAGGTGCAGTGCAGTGGGTAAGAGAACAAGGCAGGCAGGCTCCTGGAGGACCTCCTGTAGTGAGCCCTGTTCACCCCCCAGCACATCAGCACAGTCCATACTTTTCCTTCTTGGGCAGATGCCTTCATGTGCATGATCTTGAAGTGATGTGGGTGTATTtttgactttttctttctttctttttttaaactgggGGCCCAATGTTTCCATCCTTTGCTCAAAGAGTTTGGAGAGTTTCCTTCCTGCTAGAGAAACTGGTGCAGGGCACCACATTAgtggtgctgtgcaggctggCTCACTGGTGGGCAGGAGCACTCCCCAGAGCTTCGgtgctttcctccctcccttgcagagctgctcctcaagaaagaagaaatcctATGGCTGCcctgaaggggtttttttttgcctctgccTGTGTGTGATGGGTGCCTATAAGGCAAATCCAGGCCCCAGTGAGAAAGGGGGACGGGGGCGGAGATGCTGGGTAGGAGAGTGCCTGAAGCAGTCCAGGGTTTTCTGGGTAAGGGTGGTTTTCCACTTTGTGGTGCTGCAACTGTCTGGCCCGCTGCGGTCGTCACAGGAAGCCAAGTCCTATTTTCAGCACGCTTCCTCTCGTGGCTGTGTGTCCCTCTCGGTGTCTGAGGTGCCCTGCTTCCTCCTGCAGAGGcacttctcctctccagccagctccagcccagcagctccttggagaaaccaaacccaaccacGTGCCTGCACTGGCAGTAGGATATTGCTCGTGGGGCCTTGCCAGTGGGTTGTTAGGGAGCAATTCACCTGTCCCTCCTTTGTTTGACAAATCAGTGCCTCGCTGTTCTGCTGATGACAGGAATTAGATACTAGCTCCCCAGACTCATCTGATCCCCTCTGGAATGGAAGTGGTGTCGAAACCTTGGAAGAGGTGTTGAATTTTccatgctgctgccagcctctgGAAAGCTACACAGACTGAGCAGAGAAATAGGAAGGAAGGCATAGAATGGGAGTGTCACTCATTTTAAAACAGAGTTTTTTCAGTGTTACCAATTTTTGTTGCAAGATTgatattttccttctccctcctcaattttctgtgtttttcttcttcttttttacaAAATGGCTTTGAGGGAAGGGGAGTGGGAACAGAAAGGGAGGTAAAGAGAAGTACATGAAAGtcaaaaccattttttaaaatatattcctgtttaaggggttttttaagtTTCCAGGAAATGGTTAGTTTTGAAAATTTGACAATATAGAAAGCCTCACTTAGCAAAAAAAGGACAGCTTTCATTTTGCAAAGGACATTCAGTTGTTGTGGGGACAGGAATAGTACATCAGACCTCCTGTTATTGAGTCCTTATGGAGAGACATAGGCTTTAGGAACCAGTCCTGGAGAAATTCAGGTCTCAGAAGTCCTGATGTGCAGAGGCTGCCTTCTCCTAGGGCTGATCCAGCTTCTTTCTGTCTCACTTGCCCTCAGTCATGGCTGGAGACCAATTCAGTGAGTGTTTCTCCACCAGTGGCCAGCAGGGAAATTTTAGCAGCTGGCTGTGTTGCTGATTCCAAGCCTGGCTTCAGAGCAGGATACCTGCATGGTTTCCTCCTGGAGGAAGCAGCCCAGACCTCCCAGGTCAGGCTTAGGTGACTGTAACAGGAGGCAGGAACAGCTGTGGTTTTGATGGCAAGGACAGACTGTATGGGAGCTGAATTAAAAATCCTCTGTGTTGGACTCTGTTGGGGTAGAGAATAAGAGAGAGAAGGTCTCTGAAACTGCTCTGAAATTTAATCTGAAGACATGCAGTTGGTGAGAGATGGGGAACTGTGAGATGGGCACTCTTTGCTGGACCATTCTCTGCCTCCTGAGAACTGATCCATGACAAACTTCCCACTGGAGATTGATGTGAAAGCCATTTTAGTGAAAAGCCTTTTCCTCAGCAAAAGCTTAATCTAAATAGTAGTGGGGTTTCTGATGATTGTTTAGCTGGACAGAATCTTGGAGTGACTTACACTCCTGGCCCCAGTAGTTTTGATGGAGAGGAGTCCAGCTTTTTGGTGTGGCTTGGTAATGTGAGCTGTTTCTAGCACTTCCCCTCCATTTAGAAGCCCACACACCCAGCCAATGGGAATGAAACCTTTGAATGGCCCATCCTGAACTGGCTTTCAGATTTTCAGTGATGTGAATGCACCCCAGATTTTGAATCTGTTCTCTGTGCAGGACACAACAGTAATCCTGTTGATGTGTTTGCATTTTGGAGAGGGTTTCTTCATAGAGGAAGGATACCCTGGGAGCTTAGGCGATGAACACGGCCCTGGATTGTCAGGTTCCACATCTTTATTCCTTTGTGCTACTTTTTTATTGATAGGCTATTTCCCTAATTTGGGGTGAGGAGGTCTCAAAGTCTAGCATTTATCCATTGCCTGAGCTCTTCTGTTCATGAAGAGCTGCCAGAAAGAGCTGTTTGACACAATGGCTCCTTATCGCTGCTTGCACTGATGTCCAGCAGACATCCTTTCCTACACAGACATCTTCTCTGCTCCAGAATGGAGAGATACTTTCTGTGCTTCatctctggcagcagctgctgtgccgGGTTTCCCACCCTCAGGTGTGTGAGGGATGGTGAGACGAGGATGGAGGCAGCTGCATTTGCTATTGTGATCTTCTTTTGCACTTCTTGACCACAGCCAGGTGTGCCATGGAGATCAGAGTTTGAAAGTGCCAGAAAAATTGGACTCGCCTGGTCCCCACACTcatatttcccttttcccagttATTTTGGACAGTCTGGTGTTGCCTGTGGTGACAGTGTACTTTCATCCTTGGGTTCTACAGGAATATGTTGGATGTctgcaaaaaaccccccaacatTTCTCATCTTGCATCAAGAGAAAACTGGGAACCTCAGAATATTTTTACAAGTAGAAAATTTGGAAAAGATGCATCTTGCTATTTTAAGTCAAATGTGATGTTTGTTTGACATGTGATATCAAGTTGGTTTTATATCTGTAAGCAATTAATTTCCAGCAACAatatttcttgggttttttattttgaaaatgtcagaaaattTCAATGGCttcagattttgtttttcttaagttGGAAATATTTGCGATAGTGGAAATTTCTAACTCTGACATGCTGCCAAGGGAAatcctgtgctgctgacagTCCCTGCCTTGCCTGAAGGTTGTGATATGGTCCCCTGACCCAGAGCAGTTCCTTCACCTGAGACTTGGCTAATTGCTGCTTGTCACATGAAACTCTTGAAAGTGGTGTTAACTAAGAGACTTTACTGGTGGGGTGGGGTAGGAATGTGTGCATGCTCcattgctgcagctcagctttcAGAGGGTAATTCACCGAGCCTGTAGCTCATCCGTCTGAGATCAGGAAACCATCCTGCTGTCTCTGCTTGAGCCAGGTATCTCTGAGGGTCCTTCACTGCCGTATTTTCATATACACAACTTTTCTCCTGCTATGTTCTCCAGATAGGGATATCTCCCACATGCTGGGTGGGTGTGGGAGATGTAGAGACTCGTGTCTCCCTGCCTTTGGGAGCAGTGATGGCTCCTGGAACTGCTGTCTGCCTGCCTTGTTCCCTTTGTGCctgtgcaggtgctgtgttTAACCAGCCTGTGGGCAGCTGGTGGGGAGGCTGTTTATGGCTCGCGActcctttttcatttcatgAAAGCTCATTTTCTGCCTGAGGAAAGCTTTTCTCCACCAGCCCTGATCCTCGCCTGGCTCTGAACAGGGGGAGCTGTGCCACATAATGGCAGCAAGGGGGATTAGAGAAGCCTGGgagtggaggaagaggaggaggagggggcagAAAGTGGCAGGGGGCTGTGCACACTTCACAGACAAGCAGATGTTCTTTTAACCCAAGCATCATTTAACCACAATGCCTTAATTTTTCTACCACTGACACCTAATCCAGGGCTACCTTGCCCCCTCACTCAGTATCCTGGGTCCCCTGTTCCCAAGGCAGTGGGATTGGGGGTGAAAATGAAGCCACACAAGTACTGATGGTTGTGCCCTGCAGGAAGGGGGAGCACAGCCATCCTTCTGttcatctgctgcctgggagtGGGTACAGAAGCAGAGCATGGAGGGGGGTAACCATGTCAAGTGTGTCCAGCTGTGGGAGGAAGAAGTGGGCAGCCAGGAACAGCACCAGCTCCATCGCTGAGAGTAATCTCTTTTCCTTGTTTCCCCAGACCTACATCTTCACCGATGAAGAAGATGATGCCTTGGAAAGGAGAATGGGTAATGACCTATCCTATGCCACCACCTTCCGCCCCTGAGCTGTCCTGGCCTTGAGAGGAGCCTGGTGTGAGGAGTGGCTGTCCtgcaccagcactgcccaaTGAAACAGGCCCCTTGCCATGTCCTGTGATGGTGATAGTTTGGTGTATCTGGCTTACCCCAGGGCATGCAGCCAGCTGGAGGCAGGGTGCTGACTGCTTTAAAGCATCCATGGGTAGAAGTGGCATATGAGAGAGCCCCTCAATCTCTGCATCATGGTTGGCAGTGGGCAGGGTGGAAGTGTGGATGGCAGGCATTCTAGTCTTGGCCAGATTGCTTGGCTCTGTCCATGTCTCATCTCCTGGTAGGGGGAGGAGTGGAACCCGTGTCTCCATGGGTTTGGATGCCTTTTGGGGGGGCATGAGGACACTGACTGTGAACAaaccccttccctcctgcccagaTGTCCTCCCTGTGACCATGCAAAGTGGGCTGGCTCtgagtttttcctcctctggcAGGTGGCCATGTGATCTTCACCAACTGCTCTGCCGAGCACAGCCACCTGGCCCTGTCCTGCAAGATGGCTGCAGAGTTCGACGCCTTCCTGGCCAGCGGCCTGAGGTGggtcagggctgctgtggggggaCCCCCGAGGGCAAGAGGCACCCTCCTTACTGAAAACTTCTTGTGTCTTCCTGTCTGCCCCAGCTGGTTTTGCCACTTGGATGATGACAACTACCTGAACCCTGGGGCACTCCTGAAGCTCTTGTCCTCCTATGCGGAGACACGGGATGTTTACCTGGGCAAACCCAGCCTGAACCGACCCATCTGGGCCTCTGAAACGCTGCCAAACAACCAGACGGTacagcctggggcagtgagGTGGACTGGGGGCAGGGGGTGTTTTGGTGCTCTGGCTCACATTTGTCATGGTTTAactccagccagcagccaagccctacgcagctgctcactcactctccCACCAGAGGGAGTGGGGAGAGAATTGAAAGGGTAAAAGGTAGAAAACTCGTGGGTTGAGGTGAagacagggaaagcaaaagccatgtACATAAGCAAAGTAAAACAAGGAATTACGTCACTGCttcccacaggcaggcaggtgttcagccacctccaggagagcagggccccatcacatgtaatggtgacttgggaagacaaacaccatcactccaaatgtccctccccttcctccttctaCCCACACTTTATAGACTAAGCATGGTGTCATAtgggctggaaaatccctttggGCAGCTGGGGTTACCTGTTCTGGCAGTGTCTCCTCACAACCTCCCTTGCACACCCAGTTTCCTCACCAGTGTGGCAGTAGGAAAGCAAAAAAGACCTTGGCTGTTGTGTAAACCCTGCttagcaataacaaaaacatctctgtattgTCAACACTGcattcagcacaaatccaaaacacaaccCCACACCAGCCACTGTGAAAAAGTTAattctaccccagccaaaaccagcactaTTGCAAGGAGAAACAGGTCCCAAGAGGAATGACAACAGCTGAAAACTTGCCATCTTGTCTATACATGGCTGTAAGGTGTTGACTAAATTTGATCATTCAAGGGGCAGAGTCCCGCgttgctgctctgcctttgggtACATGTCTAACAGGACAAAAGCCTGCCCTAGGCACCCCACCTgttgctgccagcaggagcaaCTGGCTGTT from Ammospiza nelsoni isolate bAmmNel1 chromosome 5, bAmmNel1.pri, whole genome shotgun sequence includes:
- the MFNG gene encoding beta-1,3-N-acetylglucosaminyltransferase manic fringe isoform X2, encoding MGRRLLRGVSGAAVVLASVALLSMRHRGAREAAQYPGIGEGMLEKPEQQSQGSPEGAGGRGQTDLRLHPPEGYRSEGSLTLGDIFIAVKTTKRFHRSRMELLLDTWISQASKQTYIFTDEEDDALERRMGGHVIFTNCSAEHSHLALSCKMAAEFDAFLASGLSWFCHLDDDNYLNPGALLKLLSSYAETRDVYLGKPSLNRPIWASETLPNNQTKSVRFWFATGGAGFCISRKLARKMVPWASGRNFLSTSELIRLPDDCTVGYIIECKVGGQLIPNALFHSHLENLQLIPTSQLMQQVTLSYGVFENKLNVIELSGPFSPQEDPSRFRSLHCHLYPNTSWCLQAVGW
- the MFNG gene encoding beta-1,3-N-acetylglucosaminyltransferase manic fringe isoform X1 encodes the protein MGRRLLRGVSGAAVVLASVALLSMRHRGAREAAQYPGIGEGMLEKPEQQSQGSPEGAGGRGQTDLRLHPPEGYRSEGSLTLGDIFIAVKTTKRFHRSRMELLLDTWISQASKQTYIFTDEEDDALERRMGGHVIFTNCSAEHSHLALSCKMAAEFDAFLASGLRWVRAAVGGPPRARGTLLTENFLCLPVCPSWFCHLDDDNYLNPGALLKLLSSYAETRDVYLGKPSLNRPIWASETLPNNQTKSVRFWFATGGAGFCISRKLARKMVPWASGRNFLSTSELIRLPDDCTVGYIIECKVGGQLIPNALFHSHLENLQLIPTSQLMQQVTLSYGVFENKLNVIELSGPFSPQEDPSRFRSLHCHLYPNTSWCLQAVGW